In Amycolatopsis coloradensis, one genomic interval encodes:
- a CDS encoding general stress protein: MTQAFTQQTTFTEPQGRAQLPTMPSGWPIGSYESYSEAQRAVDHLAGTDFPITDVTIVGVEPVLVERIAGRMGWSKVLTSSALSGAMFGMFLGLVLSLLNPGAGLVPILVGLVGGIGFNLLFGALGYAASKNKRGFISQSQLVARRYDVLAQPRNAEKGRALLADLAARSAFNH; encoded by the coding sequence ATGACACAGGCATTCACGCAGCAGACCACGTTCACCGAGCCCCAGGGGCGGGCTCAGCTCCCGACGATGCCCAGTGGGTGGCCGATCGGCTCGTACGAGTCGTACTCCGAAGCGCAGCGTGCCGTCGACCACCTCGCGGGAACGGACTTCCCGATCACGGACGTCACGATCGTCGGTGTCGAGCCGGTCCTGGTCGAGCGGATCGCCGGACGGATGGGCTGGAGCAAGGTGCTGACCAGCTCGGCGCTGTCGGGCGCGATGTTCGGTATGTTCCTCGGCCTCGTGCTGAGCCTGCTGAACCCGGGCGCCGGGCTGGTGCCGATCCTCGTCGGCCTCGTCGGCGGTATCGGATTCAACCTGCTGTTCGGCGCGCTGGGGTACGCGGCTTCGAAGAACAAGCGCGGGTTCATCTCGCAGAGCCAGCTGGTCGCCCGGCGTTACGACGTCCTGGCCCAGCCGCGCAACGCCGAGAAGGGCCGCGCCCTGCTGGCCGACCTGGCCGCCAGGAGCGCGTTCAACCACTGA
- a CDS encoding DUF1700 domain-containing protein → MSTQNPTAVRVYLARVRSALADLPESEVEEILEDVRPHLAEMEAELGDNPKVEALIERLGSPESYAAELRASGGYPPRPPDAGDKTTVLKAKTGIGGARFAFWGLLFSVCGFALFGFAAAVWVRVDPLLGLLFVAPVLAISVAYVVRNGVAPIAELPEVAKLREIANSFQNDRNSKGLTYFRTLKPAWWVLCAAVLVIFGLLLVLRDTEAVLLMPLMLLAAVAVVWAGSKLKTDRRLLWLAVPISAFVVGSMLGGAGAVVDLIAKRSYSGGSYNSGYTPNYNDNYGNPQLMYGSQDVENIYAFDAEGKPLTEIYLYDEDGRPLSTTRYACERSTGEKRKAGDDNRYPRPRVERGVRDNEGNLDGYNGSHGYCLERTDVPFSAAIPRGAPVPPSTTAQAPPSSATPPSSSTQPTR, encoded by the coding sequence ATGAGCACGCAGAATCCGACCGCCGTGCGGGTGTATCTGGCGAGGGTCAGGAGCGCGCTCGCCGACCTGCCCGAGAGCGAAGTCGAGGAAATCCTCGAAGACGTCCGGCCGCATCTCGCCGAGATGGAGGCGGAACTGGGGGACAATCCCAAGGTCGAAGCCTTGATCGAGCGTCTTGGCAGCCCGGAGAGCTACGCCGCCGAGCTGCGGGCGTCCGGTGGCTACCCGCCGCGTCCGCCCGACGCGGGCGACAAAACCACCGTGCTGAAGGCGAAGACCGGGATCGGCGGAGCGCGGTTCGCGTTCTGGGGCCTGCTGTTCTCGGTCTGCGGCTTCGCGTTGTTCGGCTTCGCGGCCGCGGTGTGGGTCCGGGTGGATCCGTTGCTGGGCCTGCTTTTCGTCGCGCCCGTGCTCGCGATCAGCGTCGCCTACGTGGTCCGCAACGGCGTCGCCCCCATCGCGGAACTGCCTGAAGTGGCCAAGCTCCGCGAGATCGCGAACTCGTTCCAGAACGACCGGAACAGCAAGGGGCTCACCTACTTCCGCACGCTCAAGCCGGCGTGGTGGGTGCTGTGCGCGGCGGTACTGGTCATCTTCGGCTTGTTGCTCGTGCTCCGCGACACCGAAGCCGTGCTGCTCATGCCGCTGATGCTGTTGGCGGCCGTGGCGGTGGTCTGGGCAGGCTCGAAGCTGAAGACCGACCGGCGGCTGCTGTGGCTGGCCGTGCCGATTTCGGCGTTCGTCGTCGGCAGCATGCTCGGCGGTGCGGGCGCGGTGGTCGACCTGATCGCGAAGCGGTCCTACAGCGGCGGCTCCTACAACAGCGGTTACACGCCGAACTACAACGACAACTACGGCAATCCGCAGTTGATGTACGGCAGCCAGGACGTGGAGAACATCTACGCGTTCGACGCCGAGGGCAAACCGCTGACCGAGATCTACCTCTACGACGAGGACGGTCGTCCGCTCAGCACGACCAGGTACGCCTGTGAGCGCAGCACGGGCGAGAAGCGGAAGGCCGGCGACGACAACCGCTACCCGCGTCCGCGGGTCGAGCGAGGAGTCCGGGACAACGAAGGAAACCTCGACGGCTACAACGGTTCGCACGGTTACTGTCTGGAAAGGACGGACGTGCCCTTCAGCGCGGCGATCCCGAGGGGCGCTCCGGTGCCGCCTTCCACGACCGCTCAGGCGCCGCCTTCTTCCGCGACGCCGCCGTCGAGCTCCACCCAGCCGACGCGCTAG
- a CDS encoding PadR family transcriptional regulator, whose translation MEISQLLKGVLDLAVLAVLRGEDGYGYDVLRRLRIAGLQEVGDASVYGTLRRLYKAGLLTSYVVPSEEGPHRKYYSLNEPGRQRLEESGQTWRTFATTMNSLLGEAA comes from the coding sequence GTGGAGATCAGTCAGCTACTTAAAGGCGTGCTGGACCTCGCCGTTCTCGCGGTACTTCGCGGAGAGGACGGCTACGGCTACGACGTGCTCCGAAGACTTCGCATCGCGGGGTTGCAGGAAGTGGGCGACGCTTCGGTGTACGGGACGCTTCGGCGCCTGTACAAGGCAGGCCTGCTGACGTCCTATGTGGTGCCGAGCGAGGAAGGCCCGCACCGCAAGTACTACAGCCTCAACGAGCCGGGTCGCCAGCGGCTCGAAGAGTCGGGGCAGACCTGGCGGACTTTCGCCACGACGATGAACAGCCTGTTGGGAGAGGCAGCATGA